The following coding sequences lie in one Anguilla rostrata isolate EN2019 chromosome 8, ASM1855537v3, whole genome shotgun sequence genomic window:
- the LOC135260718 gene encoding PX domain-containing protein 1-like gives MASAVFEGTSLVNMFVKDCWVNGIRRLIISQRGEEEEFFEIRTEWSDRNILYLHRSYSDLGRLFKRLVESFPEDRGNLAQSPLIDGLVKIKEANDIEARLNEVERLLKNAINMPWKYSRSEVVLTFFERSPLDQVLKNDNVHKIQPCFQSPVKISEIMRSNGFCLANTETIVFDEGLPHSKERPPSTDSAEHPFENSEEFVRDEPDNGDDDPEAYLTNLSYYHLVPFETDILE, from the exons ATGGCATCTGCCGTGTTCGAGGGCACGTCGCTTGTTAACATGTTCGTCAAAGATTGCTGGGTTAACGGGATCCGACGGCTGATAATTAGCCAGCGGGGCGAGGAAGAGGAGTTTTTTGAGATCAGGACCGAGTGGTCGGACAGAAACATTCTGTATCTCCACCGGAGTTATTCGGATTTAGGAAGACTGTTCAAGAGGCTCGTGGAATCCTTCCCCGAGGACAGAGGGAATCTCGCCCAGTCGCCTCTCATAGATG GGCTCGTGAAAATCAAAGAAGCCAACGACATTGAGGCCAGACTGAATGAGGTGGAGAGACTGCTGAAGAATGCCATCAACATGCCATGGAAG TATTCCAGGTCAGAAGTGGTGCTGACGTTCTTCGAGAGGTCACCTTTAGACCAGGTGCTGAAGAACGACAATGTCCACAAGATCCAGCCCTGTTTTCAGAGTCCGGTCAAGATATCAG AAATCATGAGGTCCAATGGCTTCTGCCTGGCCAACACCGAGACCATTGTTTTTGACGAGGGCCTCCCCCACAGCAAGGAGAGGCCCCCTTCCACGGATTCCGCTGAACACCC GTTTGAGAACAGCGAGGAGTTTGTGAGGGACGAGCCGGATAATGGCGATGACGACCCGGAGGCGTACCTCACTAATCTGTCCTACTACCACCTGGTGCCCTTCGAGACTGACATCCTGGAGTGA